The DNA region CGGTCGGGCCGGAAACCGTCCGCCACCACGCCCCAGATCAGCGACCCGGCGATGAACACTCCGCCGTAGGCCGCCAGTACCCGGCCGAAGTTCGCATCCGGCTGGAAGGCCGCGACGAACCCGTAGGCGCCCAGCGCGATCACCCCTGCGCCCATCCACAACCACCCACGGTGCTCGCGCACCCCCTGCCACACCAGCCAGGCG from Mycobacterium sp. DL includes:
- a CDS encoding YnfA family protein, which produces MVVRSIVLFVLAALLEIGGAWLVWQGVREHRGWLWMGAGVIALGAYGFVAAFQPDANFGRVLAAYGGVFIAGSLIWGVVADGFRPDRWDVLGAAISLIGVALIMYGPR